The Streptomyces sp. HUAS MG91 sequence GAGCTGGCCGGTGGCCAGGATGGTGCCGATGTTGCTGGACTTGGCGAGCACGCCGTTGAGCGTGAGGTGCCAGGTCTCGTGGTCGACGTCGTCCTGGAAGAGGCGGTCGCCGCGGTGCAGCCGGTTGGGCACGGTGACATGGGTCAGCGGGGTGGCCGCGTTCTCCTCCAGGACCGCCGCCATCGACATGACCTTGGCGGTGGAGCCGGGCTCGTAGGCGTCCTGGAGCGCGGCGTTGCCGAGGGCCGCCGAGTTCGCGTGCGAGAGGTCGTTGGGGTCGAATCCGGGCGCGTTGGCCATGGCCAGGACCTCGCCGGTCCGGGTGTCCTGCACTATCACGTAGCCGCGGTCGGCCCCGGACTTCTTGACCTGCTCGGTGATCGCGTTCTGCGCGGCCCACTGGATGTCCCGGTCGATGGTCAGCTCCACGTCGGAGCCGGCCACGGCGGGCTGCTCGGTGCTGCCGGCCGTCGGCACCTGGCGGCCGCCGGACTGGGCGTAGCGGATCTTTCCGTCCTTGCCCGACAGCTGCTTGTTGAGCTGCTGCTCGACCCCGCCGCCGCCCTTGCCGTCGGCGTTGACCCAGCCCAGTATCCCGGCACCGAGGTCACCGTTGGGGTACACGCGCTTGCTGCTGGGGTCGGCGAGGACGCCGGAGAGCACGCTCGCCTCCCGGCCCTCGGCGTTGGCCTTGTCGTTCAGGGTGGACCTGAGGTCCTTGATCTGGTTCCAGACCTGCGGCGTCTGCCGCGCGGCCAGCCGCACGTAGCGGGTGTTCTTCGTCTTCAGCCGCTTGGTCAGGGTGGCGGTGTCGACCCCGACGATCGGCGAGAGGAGCGCGGCCGCCTGCTCGGGGGCGTCGGCCACCTTCGTGACCTTCTTGGTGAACATCGTCGGGTCGGCCGTGATGTCGTACGCGTCCACGCTCGTCGCCAGCGCGACGCCGCCGCGGTCGGTGATCTGCCCGCGCTCGGCGGCGATCGTGTGGCTGACGTAGCGGTTCAGCTGGGCCTTGGCCGCGTACGCGCTCGCGTCGACGCCCTGCACCTGGAGGAGCCGCACGGTGAAGACCATGAGGACGAGCGTGAGGCCCAGGCTCACCATCCGCAGGCGGGGCCGCGGGCTGCCCAGGCGCAGTGGGGTGGAGGCCTTGGTCCCGGCGGGGCGCGGGCGCCGTGCGGCGGGGCGCGCGCCGGGGCCGGGGCGCCGCTGGGCTCCGGGCCTGGCGGTTCGGTCGGGGCGCGCGGGTCCCGGGACGCGACGGCGCGGAGGCTGCCTGTCGGTCATGACGTCACCTGCCGGAGCTGGAAGGGGCGGGGGCGGTGGGCGTGGCGGGCCGGCCGGACGACGGCGGGGCCGGGGCGGAGGCGGGGACGGAGACCGACGCGGTGGGCGCCGGGCCGCCGGTCGGGGTGGCGCTCGCGGCGGGGGCCGTCGGCTCGGCCTCCGGCGGGCGGGGCGCGGGCTGCCGGGCCGGTGCGGGCAGCGAGGCGGGGCTCGGCAGGCCGCGGACGGTGCCGTCGGGGCTCAGGAACGCGGGGTCGCCGCCGGGGACCATGCCGAGGTCACGGGCGCGGCGCTGGAGGGCGTCGGGCGCGGAGTAGGAGTCGACCTCGCGCTGGAGCTCCTGCTCGTCGTCGGTCAGCTCGGTGGTCTGCTTCCGCAGCTTGGTGAGCTTGAACGATCCTTCGTTGAGCGAGGAGTTCAGCATCAGCAGCGTGATGAGCCCGCCGCCGAGCAGCAGCACGACGAGGAGGACGAACGGCGTGCGTGCGGCCTGCGAGCCGCCGGAGGGCGCGACGGGGAGGAAGCGCGCCAGCCGTGCCGCTCGTCCGCGCGGTCCCCCGGAGGGGCCGCCGGAACTCCGGGAGCTCTTGGCTCCTTTGGAGTTCTTGGTTCCTTGCGC is a genomic window containing:
- a CDS encoding penicillin-binding protein 2, whose translation is MTDRQPPRRRVPGPARPDRTARPGAQRRPGPGARPAARRPRPAGTKASTPLRLGSPRPRLRMVSLGLTLVLMVFTVRLLQVQGVDASAYAAKAQLNRYVSHTIAAERGQITDRGGVALATSVDAYDITADPTMFTKKVTKVADAPEQAAALLSPIVGVDTATLTKRLKTKNTRYVRLAARQTPQVWNQIKDLRSTLNDKANAEGREASVLSGVLADPSSKRVYPNGDLGAGILGWVNADGKGGGGVEQQLNKQLSGKDGKIRYAQSGGRQVPTAGSTEQPAVAGSDVELTIDRDIQWAAQNAITEQVKKSGADRGYVIVQDTRTGEVLAMANAPGFDPNDLSHANSAALGNAALQDAYEPGSTAKVMSMAAVLEENAATPLTHVTVPNRLHRGDRLFQDDVDHETWHLTLNGVLAKSSNIGTILATGQLGRTQPEVNRTLSSYLRKFGIGSASGLGFPGETSGILAPADKWSTSQQFTIPFGQGFSINAMQAASVYSTIANGGVRVEPTLVRGSTGADGKFIAAPKPKQTRVVSQKTARTVAQMLESVVDDVEGTGTAARIPGYRVAGKTGTANRVDPATGRYKGYTSSFAGFAPADKPRVTVYCAIQNATKGSYFGGQICGPIYKKVMEFALKTLQVPPTGAKSAKLPVSFKP
- a CDS encoding septum formation initiator family protein; protein product: MSARSDAQGTKNSKGAKSSRSSGGPSGGPRGRAARLARFLPVAPSGGSQAARTPFVLLVVLLLGGGLITLLMLNSSLNEGSFKLTKLRKQTTELTDDEQELQREVDSYSAPDALQRRARDLGMVPGGDPAFLSPDGTVRGLPSPASLPAPARQPAPRPPEAEPTAPAASATPTGGPAPTASVSVPASAPAPPSSGRPATPTAPAPSSSGR